One Methanobacteriaceae archaeon genomic region harbors:
- a CDS encoding DUF1538 domain-containing protein: protein MLIMSAAEAFLEVIEAISPVLILFFIFQVLILKKIPKNIGDIISGIFLTIIGFFFFFFGAKISLIPMGTQIGSFLSTLDYYWVIIFALILGIFAILAEPAVNVFVYEVEKVSSGYIKKNIMIMSIALGVGVALLFSVLRIYFNLPLALIIIPGYLLIIILALVSPRDFIPIAFDSGAVATGPVVVTFVLPIMTSLAIGLNGEFSGFLGLGTVGLVAMFPIIFMLCLGILIKRSETK from the coding sequence ATGCTTATCATGAGTGCTGCTGAAGCATTCTTAGAGGTTATAGAAGCCATATCCCCGGTTTTAATACTTTTTTTCATATTCCAGGTTTTAATATTGAAAAAAATTCCTAAAAATATAGGGGATATTATTTCCGGCATATTCCTGACCATCATCGGGTTTTTCTTTTTCTTTTTCGGGGCAAAAATAAGTTTAATACCCATGGGGACCCAGATTGGTAGTTTTTTATCAACATTAGATTATTACTGGGTTATTATATTCGCTCTTATTTTAGGGATATTTGCCATACTGGCCGAACCAGCGGTTAATGTATTTGTCTATGAAGTAGAGAAAGTATCATCTGGTTATATTAAAAAAAATATAATGATTATGAGTATTGCTCTAGGGGTGGGTGTTGCCCTTTTATTTTCCGTTTTAAGAATTTATTTTAATTTACCCTTAGCCCTGATAATCATACCTGGTTATTTACTAATAATAATCTTAGCCCTGGTAAGTCCCAGGGATTTTATCCCTATTGCCTTTGATTCCGGGGCGGTGGCCACTGGCCCAGTGGTGGTTACCTTTGTGCTACCTATCATGACCAGTTTGGCCATAGGCTTAAATGGTGAATTTTCTGGTTTTTTAGGACTGGGCACCGTGGGTCTGGTGGCTATGTTTCCTATAATATTCATGCTTTGCTTAGGAATTCTAATAAAAAGGAGTGAAACTAAATGA
- a CDS encoding P-II family nitrogen regulator produces the protein MIANSCSGFKLIYVIVEAGRGSFIMKLAREAGAEGGTIYYARGTSIHEHGKFLGVPIEPEKEVVMIIIKDSMVDHVFDSVVKKGELETPGKGVAFILDLSRVAGICHLLEE, from the coding sequence ATGATAGCAAATTCTTGTTCTGGGTTTAAATTAATATACGTTATTGTAGAAGCTGGACGTGGAAGTTTTATTATGAAATTGGCTCGTGAAGCAGGTGCAGAAGGCGGGACCATATATTATGCCCGTGGAACCAGTATCCATGAGCATGGTAAATTTTTAGGTGTTCCAATTGAACCAGAAAAAGAAGTAGTAATGATTATTATTAAAGATTCTATGGTAGATCATGTTTTTGATTCTGTGGTTAAAAAAGGTGAACTGGAAACTCCTGGAAAAGGAGTGGCATTTATTTTGGATTTATCCCGGGTAGCTGGTATCTGTCATTTATTAGAAGAATAG